The Periplaneta americana isolate PAMFEO1 chromosome 1, P.americana_PAMFEO1_priV1, whole genome shotgun sequence DNA segment gtcgtaaaataacccaataaaaaaacacttTAAGTTACaccgtgtgtatttcaaattatatccCTCCTCCCCATTTACAACTtcatttacaaatttataacatcacactgTAAGTTACGCCGtatgcattaaaattattacgccccCTCccacatttccaacttcaattaaaaatttatgacatcacactttaagttacgtcACTATGAGTGATCGTATTACCAATTTTTACCCCCTctccccatttccaacttcaattacaaatttatgacgtcacactttaagttacatCCTTAGTGACGTAAGCCACacgtgacgtcatactttagccacgcTCATgacgtatatatacatataattttatgttgttactgaTTTCTTTTATCAACATCTCCAATCCACAATGCACAACATGACAAATaggaaatgaaaattatcaatatagtatttgtgtaaaataacataccacaggtggccattattcagcacttgcgtcttcaccggatgtgaattaacagcttgcatattatttgcatcatacaatatttgtgtaatataacacgctaCATAATCGAAAACAtgctttttatcattactcagccatTGCATaatcgccggatgtgagcttgcataatatttgcacacctaGCAGATAGCGcttatacaatatttgtgtaacataagacgctgcgagaacaatcgccggatgtgaattaacatcttgcatattatttgcatcatgcattatttgtgtaatttttttaatcattgctAAGCAATTgcatcgccggatgtgagcttgcataatatttgcacacatagcagatagcgaatATGCATGTGTAGGatttttaacattcacaactcactttgaaatatacaaacatgtatgGACTTGTGTATTTCATCCCCACCCACCCACAattaactatacaaacttgtatgaacatgtgcatttcaaattattacatcaCGCACCAACTTCATTTGTGAATTTCAAATTTATGATgttacactttaagttatgccccTTCGTGATGTAAGACACAAATTTacaaatgtgctatattatttttttttatcagcaattggcttaaagtacaaccatttatgccccccattccaatttacacttgcgaatttccaacaccatcaattaaattaccattacattagaatcttaataataataagaaaaagaatgtatgtgtttaagtgtgatagattaattcttggtcaatcaccggatgtgagcttgcataatatttgcatacatagcagatagcagtgcgagaacaatcgccggatgtgaatcagcataatatttgcacacaaaGCAGATAGCGATTGtgggattttcaaacatgtatgaacttgtgtatttcaacccCCCCCCaaatatacaaacttgtatgaacatgttatgccacaacttcaattacatatctgcacgtgtgcatgacgtcacactttaaccttgaactcttagattgccatttatgacataatttaatttacgcccctttcttacgtcataaaTTAAGCCCCCACCCCCtccatgacgtcatactttagccacgcccacttctgacgtcatactttggccacgcccagtATGACGTAacttgccacgcccactatgacgtcacttgccacgcccttTCGCTCCTGCCTAGCTCCTGCCTAGCTCTTGGGGTTGCCGTCATTTCTTATCTACTACTCATGTAATGTGTTTCAGTGTCTGAGTTTtttctgtattccatttttcgATTTTCCGTATACTTAATCTTGGTTTACTTTCTACattgctaaaaaaaataataaaaatatacttttataTGCGTTAAAAGCTGATATATGCATTAATCCCTTAAATAGGCatatatatgcactataaaatcttgatcttggttacaaataacttgaaatatACTTATAAAATGTTGgcatatgatttgcaactaaggaataaaacgtgGAAATATACTCAAATCCACCCCCTACTTATAAGGcattaatttttatgctcgaccatgccgaaatgtagtaattatacacctggtagcagccctttaatggacctcattaaagtacacctattcattaaagttcaggtgttccaccaatcagaaaacaccattgtagcaatatgaaagcgcaagtatcgattattctcggatatgcaatcgaaagacaactagcgaaacgtcacggaggctggaaatcaaatactgtcgcagaaggttatgttctgttactataataattagcgttaattgtaaataaatttcaaataaattcaatttgtcatctcgtttttcaatgtcagaatcaatttccaggttatatcaagattaatgtttattttactctctagattaaatcaaggtcaatgacatttgtttcttggaaaaaatcaatactttcacgtctgcgcacatctcacaatttacgagatattgcacaaggtcagttccgctccccagtcagataagaataacatgaatacttatgaataatttcaagtgagaaatatggtcgagcataaaaagtcgtattaaacttgcctataatggtaattaagacgctcgtataaaaattatgaaacgagcgcaagcgagtttcataaacatactcgcgtcttaagtattaccattataggctcgttgcataatgtactattatcagtcTCGTCTCTTCCCTACTTTCCGAGCTACTCTTGGATTCACCTGCCTGGTATGTTAACTTCCTTAACCACTTCGTGGGAGATTGTTGTAGTCTATAACCTATGCAATCCAGTTTTTTTCAGTTAGAACTAGGTTTTGTcgccttcattttattttaaaataatcggtttttctcactttttttaataaattctggATTCTTGAATCAGATGGTTGCCGAACGCTAGGATATTTCATTGAATGATTTGATCGTAATAATCTCCGTATCATACATGAAAATTTCGTTGCTATAACGTATACTGCACTCCCACAAACTGAATTGGGCTGCACTGACTCTAAATATATGTGTGTATTAATTTTCTTGACTTGACCTTCCTTCTACTTGTGTTCTCTGTTCATACTAAGCAACACACAAATTTTTTACGCTCGATCCACAGGAAAGGTACACACTATTTCATCGGCAGTCGCGTTCGATATACTCGCAATAGAGTAAATGGCCGACGGCGTATTATACCTAAACAGCagtcatatcacagtctagtatatacagtcacggagctcaatacttagtaaatatgcatccatagatagttgctaaccactaggatcgctaatatcgcctcattacagacaatgcgcaatagtaccggcacagtcaattgttcctagcacactcaaaactcaagcttcgtaactgtatatactagactggtcaTATCAAGCTCGGCCACTGGTGGCAGATGCCACAGGTCTGCCACGAGCTCGGGCTCAGGACCCCTCATGGCACGAGCTACTAGAAGGTTTATAGTGTTGATGCTGTGGGAGCAAGTTATGAACTAGGGCGCATGCTTGTCGCAAGACATGGAACTTTTTCAGAAGAACAATTTATTAAGGCCTGCAAAGAATGTATGTATGTCCCAATGAATCTTCTAAGTTCGAGACCGTAAGCTTGTCGCTGAATACTGTAGCTAATCCAGCACAAGAAATTTCCTTGGTGTCACATTCGCACACGGCAATGTGATCGGTCACAGAATACTGAATGCAGGTACGATTGAATTGTATGTCGTCAGCTTTACGTCATCTGCTCTGAGTCTGGTACCTTGCTCTGTTTAGGTTTGTGGTGACATTGAGTTTGACATCATTGCCTAAGAGAATCTGTTTCTTGGCGAACGTTTTGTAGAAGACATGACCTGTGATTgctattggtggtggtggtgatgacaaaacgatgatattgatattgattactaatttttcttcattttgggTGATTGTTGCATAATAATTCACCTCTGTAATAATGTATATGCAAGCATACGAGCCTCAATTAACGTTGCTTATGAAGTCATGCGTTACATTTGATGACTCTGTAAACATTTCAAGTGACTTCCTTATTACCAAACGCCCTTGTGCGAAAAAATTGTGGCCCCGCGCCAATTAGGGATAGTAATTTGATAGGCCGAGTTGCGAGAGCAGACCAATATTTTCGAGCGAGAGCATCACTGACATGTTTAACACAGCGGAGATAAATTGGCGGAAATATTAGACGCGCTCATTTTCCACTGCAGTTACTTCGGTACGTACACCCCTCTTATGGTGATTGACAATACGGACACTAAATTGAAAGTGGGGATTGAATtgcggttttcgaaaaaaaataactCAATTATCTGCATATAAAGAGCAGTTACTCAATTTCTCTTAATgcctttcttattattattattgtcattgttattttaATAGGAATAATAACGGTCAATTTGCTATTTTaactttaaatgaagtataatagGATAACAATATATCATCAATGAAACGAAAAAATTATAACACGATTGTTAAATCCATTACTATTTATGTAGCATAAATTTGGGCattgaaagaaacaaataaatctaaattattggcaacagaaattaatttttgccGTCGAGCTTCCAGAAcctcaggaagagaaaaaatttgaaattaagttATTAGGCAAAAAATGGGAGTCAAACACACAAATCAGTTGAGATGGTATGGGCACGTGCAAAGAATGAATGGATACAGACTCCCCAAAAATGTATTCGAGTGGATGCCAGAAGGAAGAGGGATCCGTGAAAGTCacatatgaatttaaaatgtatgttCACTGTATTGTTTCAATGTAAAAAGCAGAAGCGTATCTAaaattgtctctctctctctctctctctcccccccccccctcagaaAGGGATCCATAGCTTTCTCCAGATTTTCGAAGGGGTATATCATgtcttttaaaatgaaatagttttatttataacatacagtatttacattaaaaagaaaatgttttgctTTATGCATTCTATTGTGTGTTTTtgacagtaataattaataattcttttcaatttgtttttttcaaatTAGAGAGTTGTTTTTACAGTATACGAGTATTTCGTCGTTTCTGCAACAActcctatgtgaaaaatataaaattgttcagtagcaAGGAAAacatatacattcattcattcattcattcattcattcattcattcattcattcattcattctatgccagtagtacataggaggctgtgaattcttaaattttcgaaagaaagaaatataattacatataggagatttaagttatttaatagacaagaaaactgaaaatcgataaatgtcacataagagttattgcaggaacaacgacgatttacaTTATCTGCACAACGAAATGTTGTTATGATTTTGCTTTATCTATTtccttatatattttgttttgtgttttgtaataagcagggaaatgtctgaaacaataaattactaatttcCTAAAACAACTTACCTCATTCACGACTGATTGCTTTCAATTTTCTATTAGTTGCATACGCTCATCTCAATCAGTACTATTACATGTTTGAGCATGCGTGGTGCTGTAGTCTGGCTCAATCATAACAGAGGTCCCACATACTGAGCATTTGGCACCTTCGTCAGTTTCAACAGAAAAAAACCGTTTTTCTCATTGGGAATCTTGAATCACTTTAAATGCAGTGCCGGTACTTGTTCTGTTCtctttgtaaatagttctcttattgtAGGAATCAACGTATTAAAAATCATTACAACTTTCTctcgtctcctttcctccccagcaaatgtgacgttgcacagtggcagagataaaataattataagatctgtacattgattctGAAGCTgtgtatttaatgtaattttatgtctgtgtgtgctttcgcttgaatttcagagacagctgacgataaatacgGAATTcacttgttcccagtctgaacccgttaGGCTATCATCGAGAGCCAAAATTTGTCTCTCTGCCGATCGTACCAAAGAATAAATATATGCatagatatataatttaatttatattggaagatttttaccCGTTGACCGCTATACGCCTATTTCTTTCtatgacttgagaaactatatctcacaaattcagaacatattatattaattcttctttattcacagaatacagatacaatataaactcgcaataagtcatttttcaacataaacactaatattctgagagacgtataccaggtttttttttttaaagaaattgagagattgttatttccacaacgcataacatactatattggaaacgtgattatacagttagaatttcgGAATAACACATTTTTGgtcatgaacaacaatattttgaaagacatttattttagaattaatacagtgttattttcagtcgccttacgtacattcacatactacattagcaatatgacagAAGTATCACTGAATTGgtttttgatgtgtgtaaaatatttttttcctacttGTTTGTAGAAGATATTGCTAGTTGAGAATGTGAAGAACActgagtttttaagttaatgtgtgcaactttgagcgactgttcgtgagcttaattttaatatggccattacaaatgctagtcgcactgaaatatTGCTCTTACTTAAAATGGAAAggcatgttagtgggtatcattggaatgcgtgggataaaaacaACATTtatcgttttgccagttaatatatgacttggtgatggaaacgaagaagaaatatccggcagctgggattgtcatcagtggaatcgtcagacggagggatgtgaactggagaaaagtgggtcgtgtgaataaagctttcgagtgggtagcggagtgtcttggtgcgcgtctcgtcgatccaaattcctggatagacgacagatgcttcggaagagacggaatccacctaaatcggagggggtctgcagacatgggatccctcttcgcgcgggtagttactacaacatggcgcggcgggatcgaggatccatcagctggcagcggcaCCGAAGGACCATCAGCCGACGGCGGGGGCGTGGGACTACCGGCGGTCAGCGGGGGTGTGAGTCTACCAGCGGGTGGAGGGGTCGAGGGACTACCAGCGGgcggtgcggtcgaagacctatccgcgggcagcgtagacctgcagtgacggcgaggtgccacggggattcagaatgttcaagtaaggacaggcctactaagactGTAGTGAATACCTCAGAAAGTGACCTCAGTGTCTAAAGTTTAGAATAGTTGTTTCCCCTTTATTTGGATTAAAAGTCACTGGTTCTATATTGTAGGGTAATATATTTGACGTTATTGTGTGTTTGGAACATTTCAAGTGAAATATCGCTCACATCGAGAATTACGTACAACCTACGTCTTCGAAGGAAGTCCGTCGATCCTGGGACTGCAGCCTGGGACACGACAGGACGTTCTTCTGGTGGCAGCTAGTGGATACCTGTCGGCTAATTGCTGGGTCCGTCGAGGCGGAGGAAGCAGCTGAATTCTGGAGACGCGTACAGATTCAACCACAGCGAGACCCGACAACAACCGGCGGCGAGAAGCGAACGCCCGAGGGCCTCTTCCTTCTGCACCCATCCTCGCAGGTGAGCCCAGGTTAACTATAGTCTTGCTGGTAACATAAAAGCTCGATCATGAATCCCTCTGAGATAAATTCAAATTCACTTGAGCCTGAGGAACATTATTGTTCAATAAGTGAAGTTTTAAAGTTAATTCTTAAATGTTTCTCAGGGTAGAAATTTGAACTCAGGGATTTTGTTGCTAACGTAGAGACAGCGATTACTTTCGTCCACCCCAGTAAGAGAGTTCTATTTGCAAAGTGCATAGAGTCTAAGATAACAGGGGAAGCAAGGACTAAGTTGTTAAGTAGAACGTATAGAGATAAGTGGgatagtattaataaaatactaGAGGAAAGTTATGCGTCTAGAAGGACGGTCGATTTTGTGCTTGCAAGCTGATCAGCAGTACGCAAGGAGTGAGTGAGGTGATAACCTCGTGGGGAAGTAGGATAGATGAGATTCCCCTTAGTAGTAGAGATCGCGCTTGAAGAGAAAGTGCGTTAATGTCGGGAAAGAAGAGATTTTCCCCGAGAGAGGAGTCGAGGTACTTGAGTTCGAGAACACAAGGCCCAAGGACTCCGGGTTCGAGTACCCACAGTGTACATGTAGTCACATGTGTTAAATGTCCGAGAGAGGGACATAGGGCAAAGGAATGCCGATCGCGTGTAAATGCGCAAAGTGTGGTAGTGAAAACCACAGTGTTAGGGACTGTCGAGGCAGATCCAGTAGCAGGCCCGAGTGGCCAGGGATCCGAGGATCCAGTAGACGGCTGTCATAACTCTACGTTACAACTAGTAAGTAATCAAGTAAAAGGTCAAATTAATGCACTCATCGACACGGGATCTGAGCTTTCGCTTATTCAAAGAGACGTTGTTTTAGTTCCAATACAGGAAACTAATATACAGTTGAAAGGAGTGACAGGTGACACACTTCTTGCCCTAGGACAGATAGATTTAAACTTCGAGGTAAAAGATGAACGGTACCAACAGCTGTGTTATGTAGTTGACCAACTCCCCCAACCATATGATTGTATTTTGGGTCAGGACTTTCTTCAAAAGAATGAAGTAACCTTGGTATTCGCCCCATCCCAATGTCAGGTTCACATTCCACCCCGGACAGAACGGCTCGTAAAAATTCCAGTGAAAGGGAAAGGAAACGTTATGATAATGAGGCAGGAAATAGAATCAGGTATATTTGTATGTAATTCAGTAACAAATATTGAGAATGAACAGGCTTTTGTTTGCATAGTAAACACCTCAAATGAAGCGTATCAGTTGAGTAACGTAAATGTAAATTGGGAGAGACCTCCAACACAATACACGTGCAACTTGGTTCGAAACCCAGAGAAAACAAATGAACCTCTTAGTAAAAAGCAGGAAAATAGACACGCGAAACTAAACACTCAGCTGCGTTTAGATCATATCGTGGATATAGAGGAGAAAGAATCCATTCGGCAGATATGCCACGAATACGTAGACATTTTTCACCTCACAGGTGACACTTTAACAGCCACTGCGGCGGCTAAACACCACATTCCCACACCAGACGTACCTCATGAAAGAGCGATACACGTTAAGCCCTATCGGATACCCCAGGTTCACAAGGAAGAAGTGAATAAACAGGTTTCTCAGATGTTAGAGGACGGCATAGTAGCCCCTAGTTCGAGTCCCTGGAACTTTCCAATACTAGTCGTTCCTAAAAAGTTAGACGCATCAGGTGAAAAGAAATGGAGGATATGTGTAGACTTCAGAAAGTTAAATGATGTTACAATTGGTGATAGCTACCCCCTTCCCAATATCCAAGATATTCTAGACAAACTAGGAAGAGCTAGATTCTTTTCAGCATTAGACTGTGCGAGCGGTTATTTGCAAATCCCAATAGCTGAGGATGATAGAATGAAAACAGCGTTTTCAACAGAAAGTGGTCATTACGAATATACTAGAATGCCGTTTGGTTTAAAGTCCGCACCGAGTACTTTCAAAGACTCATGAATAATGTTTTGATAGGTTTGCAGGGAATACGAACATTAATATACTTAGATTACGTCGTAATTTATTCCGAAACTTTGGAAGAACACAATGTTAGATTAAGAGAAGTTTTCGACAGATTCAGGAATCATAATTTGAAATTGCAACCTGATAAATGTGAGTTTCTGAGACAGGAACTAAATTATCTTGGTCACGTCGTAACAACTAACGGTGTAAAACCCGACCCCAAGAAAGTCGAATCAATTGTAAATTTCCCTTCTCCAAGATCACCGACAGAGATCAAATCATTTCTCGGTCTAGTAGGATATTACAGGAAATTCATCAAAGATTTCAGTAAGTTGGCTAAACCTTTAACAGAATTATTGAAGAAGGACGTTGCTTTCGAGTGGACAGACGTTCACGAAAACGCAGTTCAGGAACTAAAGGAAAAGATTATTACTCCACCAATATTACggtatcctgatttcactaaaccCTTCATTCTAACTTGCGACGCTAGCAACAACGCAATAGGATGCGTGTTAAGTCAGGGCACGGTAGGCCAAGACCTCCCCGTAGCTTTCGGGAGTAGAACTCTGAATCAGGCAGAACGCAACTATTCCACGATCGAGAAGGAACTATTGGCGATAGTTTGGGGATGTAAGCATTTCCGACCTTACTTGTTGGGAATGTCGTTTACAATCCTAACAGATCACAGACCGTTGACTTGGATATTTAGTGTCAAAGACCCCAGTTCGCGACCTCTCAGATGGCGACTATTATTAGAAGAGTACCAATACACTGTTCAATACAAGGCAGGAAAACAAAACACCAATGCAGACGCGCTAAGCAGAAACCCACAGCTCTGCGCCCTAATTTCGGAAGAAGAGCTTACCGATGAGagaaagaacaaaattattaaacaaatacaCGAGTGCCCAGTAGGAGGCCACCAAGGAATACATCGATCCCTTGACCGGTTGAAATTGTATGTAAATTGGCCTAATATGAAATCGGAAGTAGAAGAGTATATTAGGACCTGTCCCACTTGTCAAAAGAATAAGATGACCAGACCATACATTAAGCAGGAATTAGAGATTACCGATACTCAACCCGAACCTTGGATAAAATTAGCTCTTGACGTCGTAGGTCCACTTCCACTAACAGAACAAGGACATAAGTACATACTGACTTGTCAGGACAACCTAACGAAATATTTGATAGCTGTACCTATTGAAAATCAGGAAGCCGAAACTGTAGCAAACGCCTTAGTGCGAAATGTTTGTCTTGTATACGGAATTCCGCAAATTATTTTAACTGACCAAGGCGCAAATTGTATGAGTAATGTTTTCAAACAAGTATGTAAATTGTTCAAAATTGACAAGATAAACACTACTGCGTACCACCCCGAGAGTAATGGCGCTTTAGAAAGGACTCACAAAGTGTTAACAAAGTACTTACGATGTTTTTGCACTGAAAAGCAAACACAATGGAATGATTGGGTACCATTTGCTGTTTTCGCTTACAACACGACGCCTCACACGGTCACAAAGTTCACACCGTTTGAATTATTGTTTGGCAGAATTGCTAATCTCCCAGGCGAATTGCAAAAAGGAAAACCAGGACCGCTATATAATTATGAAGATTTGGTACAAGGATTAAGATTCAAATTGAAGGCTAGTTATGAAATTGCTCGAAACAATATTGTAAAAGCAAAGGAAAACCAAAAGGAACAATATGACTCTCGTCGAGCTAACCCCATAAAATTAGAAGTTGGAATGCAAGTATTAATGCAAAATGAAAGTGTTAAATTGGGAACCTCAAAGAAATTGAATTGTCCATGGTTAGGTCCCTATGAGATAACAAAGGTCTATGATAACAacaacattgaaattagtttgggaaagaataaaacaaaacgcatTCACACAAATCGAgtgaaactatttttatctctttTCAGGAACGATGTATAAATCAATCTTCGTGTGGATACTGACGGGACTTGTCGCCCGAGCAGTTGGTCTCGATTTTACTTATACTAAGATGGAAGAAAGCTCAGGTCTTTACTTCGATGCTCGTGGAGAAGTGCAATTGTCCGCAACTGATTGGAAGTTAGTTACATACATTAATATTGAGCAAGTCAAGGAAAGTCTAAGATTAACAAAGGAACATGTACAGGCAGCAACATCATTTTGCGAAGGCTTAAAGAATCAAACTTGGTATGGAATGACAGATTGCGTATCATTCAGGTCATATGCCTTCAGCCGTGTAAGACGGTTAGGAAAATTGAGAGATGTGTTAGCAGATTTCACAACCCCCAGCGATGAGTTTCATGACAGACAAAAACGCGGTGTTTTAAATTTTGTAGGACAGATTAGCAAAATCCTTTTCGGAACTTTGGCGGAAGACGACGCGGAATAttatagtgacaaaatttcaGCATTAGAAAATGAACAAAAGGAATTCTTGCGTATTTCGAAAGAGCAGATGATTGTAGTAAAATCCACTATAGCATCATTCAATTCCACTTTTAAAGAAGTTCAACGGAACGAAAAAATATTGCAGTCAGGGTTGAACAAACTCGCTAAGCATATGGATACTGTATCAGAACAGTTAGTTAATGAAACTTACATAATCTCAATCACGCAAACCATTGCGGAACATTCCCTTCAAATTCAAAGATCAATGGATGATTGCGAAGAACATTTAACATAATCTTAGATGCCTTGGTTCATGCCCAAGATGGTATATTGCAACCTCAGGTGATAACTCCCAGCCAGATTAGGAAACTAATGAGATGCGAGCAGTTGCCAGTTGGACTAGGTTATCCTGTTACTTCCACTTCCCAAGAACTCCTTCAACTAATTAAACCCAAAATTTTTATTCACGAGAAATACCTAATCTATGTACTCCCTATTCCCTTAACTACCTCAACAAGGTATCAATTGTTTCAAGTGATTCCATTTCCTAAGAGGACAAACTCAACGTCagacaaatatatttatttggaaCCCTCTAGAGAATTTATTCTCAGTGAACCAACCAGACAGGCATATGCGAAGTTGACCGAGAAGAATGTAGAGGACTGTCTCCGCATCGATGACACCAGGATGATCTGCAAGCAGGACTTTCCTGTGATAAACTTTCAGGCGGGTGAAGACTGCGAAGCATCTCTACTGCACCCATCGACGGCAGCCATTCCGACATCCTGTAAGCAGCGAGTGCTGGAACTACGGAACTCCCTATGGCTAAAACTGCACGGCAACGAGTGGCTTCATGTATCTCCACAACCAGAGGTTGTCTCTTTCCTATGCACCGGCAACCACACTCCTCAGTCTGTGGTATTGAATGGCCAAGGTCGTATACGACTAGAATCTGGCTGTAAGGCGTACGGAACGCACGCCACCCTATTGGCTTATTCTACTATTACCAAAAACGTAACCTTTCCTGACGTTATTCCTACTATCCCTCTAAATTATGAATGCTGTCTCAACTCCAGAAGACAACAAATCCTTgataaattacaattacacatTCCTTTAAGTAATGTCCTTTCCAATACGGATGAACTCCAACTTACAAGCCATAAGATCCAAGAGATCAATAAAATGATAGACGAAGAGCAATGGAGAATCGACCACTCATCGAAGCTACACTACGCATCATGGGCAACATGTGTTGGTGTGATCTTCACAGTAGTCATCATAACCTGTGTAataagctgctgctgctgcaagtGTTGTCGTCACTGCGGATTCTTCCTGTGGATTTATTGGCGAAAACACCCTAGTTGTACGGATGCCA contains these protein-coding regions:
- the LOC138700069 gene encoding uncharacterized protein produces the protein MRCEQLPVGLGYPVTSTSQELLQLIKPKIFIHEKYLIYVLPIPLTTSTRYQLFQVIPFPKRTNSTSDKYIYLEPSREFILSEPTRQAYAKLTEKNVEDCLRIDDTRMICKQDFPVINFQAGEDCEASLLHPSTAAIPTSCKQRVLELRNSLWLKLHGNEWLHVSPQPEVVSFLCTGNHTPQSVVLNGQGRIRLESGCKAYGTHATLLAYSTITKNVTFPDVIPTIPLNYECCLNSRRQQILDKLQLHIPLSNVLSNTDELQLTSHKIQEINKMIDEEQWRIDHSSKLHYASWATCVGVIFTVVIITCVISCCCCKCCRHCGFFLWIYWRKHPSCTDAIRHCVIKQRIHAGPVHYHGSTISLPRRSLRRDQEGTPTDTIELMSTVNEGSPAAIAEVIGDEEDTPSAKRVQETKKRGTWR